From Pelmatolapia mariae isolate MD_Pm_ZW linkage group LG1, Pm_UMD_F_2, whole genome shotgun sequence, one genomic window encodes:
- the mis12 gene encoding protein MIS12 homolog, with protein MARETREAEAMDFHGEDVSEADSLSPAQLKLYETQFFGFTPQTCMIRVHSAFLDCLSEILPVVEKVCVRQLSKGEPDGTEELLRSRARECSRKLQQFLEERFKQLSKRMDGLLVSHCFSVPPNVLLPEDQSHKNNPQDIQEVLKLESSLVDLQRAYEAEVCARQALLAELEEQREVQKQLDEILTWVGELQEAWVREGNGNFHESFRLVMESVKKLQEAIRGVLVCSTAPQ; from the exons ATGGCGCGGGAAACCCGGGAAGCAGAAGCAATGGATTTCCACGGAGAGGACGTCTCAGAGGCGGACAGTCTCTCTCCGGCTCAGCTAAAACTGTATGAGACGCAGTTTTTCGGCTTCACGCCGCAGACTTGCATGATCCGGGTTCACAGTGCTTTTCTGGACTGTTTGTCCGAAATTTTGCCCGTTGTGGAGAAGGTTTGCGTGCGGCAGTTGAGTAAAGGGGAACCGGACGGGACTGAGGAACTGCTCCGGTCCCGTGCTAGAGAGTGCAGCCGAAAGCTGCAGCAGTTCCTCGAAGAGCGGTTCAAACAGCTGTCGAAGCGGATGGATGGGCTGCTGGTTAGCCACTGTTTCTCCGTGCCGCCAAACGTCCTGCTACCCGAGGACCAGTCGCACAAAAACAACCCCCAAGACATCCAG GAGGTACTGAAGCTGGAGTCCTCCCTGGTGGACCTCCAGAGAGCCTATGAAGCAGAAGTTTGTGCCAGACAGGCCCTGCTAGCTGAGCTAGAGGAGCAGAGGGAGGTGCAGAAACAGCTGGACGAGATCCTGACATGGGTCGGTGAGCTCCAGGAAGCCTGGGTGAGGGAAGGTAACGGCAACTTCCATGAAAGTTTTCGACTGGTGATGGAGTCTGTAAAGAAACTGCAGGAGGCCATAAGGGGGGTGCTGGTCTGCAGCACAGCTCCTCAATGA
- the ppm1g gene encoding protein phosphatase 1G, with protein sequence MGAYLSQPSTTKTSSDGGNSNMSYGFSAMQGWRVSMEDAHNSIPDFDEDTAMFAVYDGHGGEEVALYCSKYLPDIIKEQKAYKDGKLQKALEDAFLAIDGRITTEEVIKELVQIAGRPTEEPPAEKVAEEDDLDTEEAALLHEEATMTIEELLVRYGQNRNAIKHAAAMSLSASAKKGSSSQPESSGDKGEGSEEQKKEGLNGEVEVEESNEETKEGEGAACGSKLRACRRRGGGEGSGSADSGADSGSSNGEEKAGKAEGDAGPSCSSSSSKASGDSKSRFFDDSESEGEEEEASEEEDVSEDEDGDSSELEEEEDTEEGEEDSEDEEEEEMCLPGMDGKEEPGSDSGTTAVVALIRGKQLIVANAGDSRCVVSERGKAVDMSYDHKPEDEVELARIKNAGGKVTMDGRVNGGLNLSRAIGDHFYKRNKSLPPEEQMISAMPDVKVLTLNEDHDFMVIACDGIWNVLSSQEVVDFISERIKPDQNGKTRALSSIVEELLDHCLAPDTSGDGTGCDNMTCVIVTFRAHPSSTDSDDTKKRKHAEEGEGTEQEENGNDSKKAKSD encoded by the exons ATGGGGGCATATCTGTCTCAGCCTAGCACCACCAAGACCTCTTCAGATGGCGGCAACAGCAACATGAGCTACGGTTTCTCTGCCATGCAGGGCTGGCGGGTCTCCATGGAG GATGCTCACAACAGTATCCCAGACTTCGATGAGGATACTGCCATGTTTGCCGTGTATGATGGACACGGAG GTGAAGAGGTAGCGCTGTACTGTTCAAAGTACCTTCCTGACATCATCAAGGAGCAGAAAGCCTACAAAGATGGCAAACTTCAAAAG GCACTGGAGGATGCCTTCTTGGCCATCGATGGCAGGATAACCACAGAGGAAGTCATCAAAGAGCTTGTCCAGATCGCTGGACGGCCCACCGAGGAGCCACCCGCTGAAAAGGTGGCAGAGGAGGACGATT TGGACACAGAGGAGGCAGCTTTGCTCCACGAGGAGGCCACGATGACTATAGAGGAGCTGCTGGTACGATACGGCCAGAACCGCAATGCTATCAAACATGCGGCCGCCATGAG tcTTAGTGCTTCAGCTAAGAAGGGCTCCAGTTCGCAGCCTGAATCCTCAGGAGATAAGGGGGAAGGTTCGGAGGAGCAGAAGAAAGAGGGGCTAAATGGAgaagtggaggtggaggaaagcAATGAGGAAACAAAGGAAGGTGAAGGAGCAGCGTGTGGGTCTAAGCTACGAGCCTGTCGGCGAAGAGGAGGTGGCGAAGGCAGTGGCTCAG CTGACAGTGGAGCTGATTCAGGAAGCTCCAATGGTGAGGAAAAGGCCGGTAAAGCAGAAGGAGATGCAGGCCCTTCctgctcctcttcatcctcaAAGGCTTCAGGAGATTCGAAGTCCAGGTTTTTTGATGATAGCGAGTctgaaggagaggaggaggaggctagTGAGGAAGAG GATGtcagtgaagatgaagatggTGACAGCAGTGAgctggaagaagaggaggatacagaagagggagaagaagactctgaggatgaagaggaggaggaaatgtGTCTACCTGGAATGGATGGCAAAGAAGAG cCCGGCTCAGACAGCGGAACCACGGCCGTCGTGGCTCTGATCCGAGGGAAGCAGCTGATTGTGGCCAATGCTGGAGACTCTCGCTGTGTGGTGTCTGAACGCG GCAAAGCTGTTGACATGTCCTACGACCACAAGCCAGAGGACGAGGTGGAGTTAGCTCGCATCAAAAACGCTGGAGGGAAGGTGACGATGGATGGGCGTGTCAATGGTGGACTGAACCTTTCCAGAGCCATTG GTGACCACTTCTATAAGAGGAACAAGTCTCTGCCACCAGAGGAGCAGATGATTTCTGCAATGCCCGATGTTAAAGTTCTGACACTTAACGAGGACCACGACTTTATGGTTATTGCCTGCGATGGCATCTG gaaTGTGTTGAGCAGTCAGGAGGTGGTGGACTTCATCAGCGAGAGGATCAAACCAGACCAGAATGGCAAAACCAGAGCACTTTCCTCGATTGTGGAAGAG CTGTTGGACCACTGTTTGGCCCCCGACACATCTGGAGATGGGACAGGATGTGATAACATGACTTGCGTCATAGTCACCTTCCGGGCACACCCATCTTCCACAGATTCGGACGACACAAAGAAGAGGAAGCATGCAGAGGAGGGAGAAGGGACTGAGCAGGAGGAGAATGGAAATGACAGCAAAAAGGCAAAAAGTGACTAA